One Candidatus Nitrososphaera evergladensis SR1 genomic window carries:
- a CDS encoding tetratricopeptide repeat protein, translating into MGQSGSNSDLKVESVQKLLDEAEKFSKAGMLLDAKKRYDEILASDPENVVANQQKGIILYLYKKYELAYKLLKKALDREENVLTLLYLGKTLNGLERYVEAIGYFDAILLKHDPNDVEALYGKGYALNRKNVTGNYDGRFDNAIECFETLLKLDPRNTFALVEEARAYERLQKYDKALRCYEKIVEYEPDNILAISGIGFLSLHNLGEDERIYKRALDCFEKALVMQPNDPYFIDYKMQALVKLGRYKEALGCHDAIAQLYSNSVPNNPSAVLIHILKGHTEYQKARISCDDRRIPEAYYRLNQAMRYNSDFGKMAAHDERFRPAWGDHNFQKVVREGPLFL; encoded by the coding sequence TTGGGACAATCCGGCAGCAACTCTGATTTAAAAGTTGAGAGTGTTCAGAAATTACTGGATGAGGCAGAAAAATTTTCTAAAGCAGGAATGCTCCTCGATGCAAAAAAACGTTATGATGAAATCCTAGCGTCTGATCCCGAAAATGTAGTAGCAAATCAGCAAAAGGGTATAATCTTATATCTGTACAAGAAATACGAGCTAGCGTATAAACTTCTTAAGAAGGCACTTGACAGAGAAGAAAATGTACTTACTCTATTGTACCTTGGAAAGACACTGAATGGATTGGAACGGTATGTTGAAGCCATAGGCTATTTTGATGCTATTCTGTTAAAGCATGACCCAAACGATGTTGAAGCCCTTTATGGCAAGGGATATGCATTAAATCGAAAGAATGTTACCGGCAATTATGATGGAAGATTTGATAACGCAATAGAATGTTTTGAGACCCTACTCAAGCTAGATCCACGCAACACTTTTGCGCTGGTCGAAGAAGCCCGCGCATATGAGCGACTCCAAAAATATGACAAGGCATTACGATGTTATGAAAAAATAGTAGAATATGAGCCCGATAATATTCTTGCAATTAGTGGGATAGGATTTTTGTCTTTACACAATCTTGGCGAAGATGAGAGGATCTACAAAAGAGCCTTGGATTGCTTCGAAAAAGCTCTAGTTATGCAACCGAACGACCCGTATTTTATTGATTATAAGATGCAGGCACTAGTCAAACTTGGCCGATACAAGGAAGCCCTTGGTTGCCATGATGCTATTGCACAATTATACTCAAACTCTGTTCCCAATAATCCATCTGCCGTTTTGATACATATTCTAAAAGGACACACAGAATATCAGAAAGCAAGAATTTCCTGTGATGATCGCAGAATTCCCGAGGCTTACTATCGGCTTAATCAGGCCATGAGATATAATTCTGATTTTGGCAAAATGGCGGCACATGATGAGCGATTCCGGCCTGCATGGGGTGACCATAATTTCCAAAAAGTCGTAAGAGAGGGTCCTCTTTTTCTTTAA